A genomic segment from Candidatus Viadribacter manganicus encodes:
- a CDS encoding DMT family transporter has translation MSADQSATPSQLESHTQPHWYDLAAILVCTLAWGTTWFAITKQLGVVDPVVSITYRFALAAVLLFAWGAFRRESLSLNRAQHFAAFGVGLFTFAVDYSFVYWAEERVTSAVVAVVFAAMAFMNLIVFRVVFGQRAPLLAWAAAGLGVLGVALLSWEEIVTANMSSRALTGIGLTLAGVFAAAIGNVYARRAEMAGAGVVASTGWAMGYGAALLAIFAMVTGKTWAFEFTAPYILSLLHLSVVGSVIAFALYYGLARRRGYATASYISALTPPLAMFVSALFEGKSWGLYALGGVVLVLAGQVLLLRSKKAA, from the coding sequence ATGAGCGCCGATCAGAGCGCAACACCATCACAGCTTGAGTCGCACACGCAGCCGCATTGGTACGACCTTGCGGCGATTTTGGTGTGTACGCTTGCGTGGGGCACGACATGGTTTGCGATCACCAAGCAGCTCGGTGTCGTCGATCCGGTCGTGTCGATCACATACCGATTCGCGCTGGCCGCGGTGTTGTTGTTTGCGTGGGGTGCGTTCCGGCGTGAGTCGCTGTCACTGAACCGCGCGCAACACTTTGCGGCCTTCGGTGTTGGCCTGTTCACGTTCGCTGTCGATTACTCGTTCGTCTATTGGGCCGAAGAGCGCGTGACATCCGCCGTTGTCGCCGTCGTGTTCGCGGCGATGGCGTTCATGAATCTCATCGTGTTTCGTGTTGTTTTCGGCCAGCGCGCGCCGTTGCTGGCGTGGGCCGCCGCGGGGCTGGGCGTTCTTGGCGTTGCACTGCTCTCGTGGGAAGAAATCGTCACCGCAAATATGAGCTCGCGCGCATTGACCGGCATCGGCCTGACGCTCGCCGGCGTGTTCGCAGCGGCGATCGGTAATGTCTACGCGCGGCGGGCGGAAATGGCTGGCGCCGGCGTCGTCGCCTCGACCGGCTGGGCGATGGGATATGGAGCGGCGTTGCTGGCGATTTTCGCGATGGTGACTGGAAAAACCTGGGCCTTCGAATTTACCGCGCCCTACATCCTGTCCTTGCTGCATCTTTCAGTCGTAGGCTCGGTTATTGCCTTTGCGCTCTATTACGGCCTCGCACGCCGCCGAGGATACGCGACCGCGTCCTACATCTCGGCGCTCACGCCGCCGCTAGCCATGTTTGTTTCGGCGCTCTTTGAAGGAAAGAGCTGGGGGCTCTATGCGCTTGGCGGTGTCGTGCTCGTGCTTGCGGGCCAGGTGCTGTTGCTGCGTTCGAAGAAAGCAGCTTAG
- a CDS encoding DUF2785 domain-containing protein yields MKRLALAGLLLLGACATTPAQAQVSACRPAGYTRAQLDALKTADWTIANEEARNALALGLASCLGDPDSAVRDGIAFEALQHYMREGQLATVTLAALSADLQAKLTTPDPQGFQRPFAALVLADIARTDRINPWMSAEQRAQLVDSSIAYLRGITDYRGFTAGEGYRHAVAHTGDLMLQLVLNPALGKPELTRIRDAIATQIAPANHYYIHGEGERLARPIVYMATRNVFSEAEWTQWFAEVGGPGPLGETWGDWYLSDAGLSRQHNLMMFLGVVQANVTLSENPAFALMRPGVGAALVALP; encoded by the coding sequence ATGAAACGCTTAGCTCTCGCTGGCCTCCTGCTCCTCGGCGCTTGCGCCACCACCCCGGCACAAGCGCAAGTCAGCGCTTGCCGTCCCGCCGGATACACGCGCGCACAGCTCGATGCGCTGAAGACCGCCGATTGGACCATCGCTAATGAGGAGGCACGCAACGCCCTCGCGCTGGGTCTCGCTTCGTGCCTTGGCGACCCCGACTCGGCCGTACGTGACGGCATCGCCTTTGAAGCGTTGCAGCACTACATGCGCGAAGGCCAGCTCGCCACCGTGACGCTCGCCGCGCTCAGCGCCGATCTACAAGCGAAGCTAACCACGCCCGACCCGCAAGGATTCCAGCGGCCGTTCGCAGCTTTGGTGTTAGCCGACATCGCCCGCACTGACCGCATAAATCCTTGGATGAGCGCGGAACAACGCGCGCAGCTCGTCGATTCTTCCATCGCTTATCTGCGCGGCATCACTGACTATCGAGGCTTCACAGCGGGCGAAGGCTATCGCCATGCCGTGGCTCACACAGGCGATCTGATGCTGCAACTGGTGCTCAATCCGGCTCTCGGCAAACCCGAGCTCACGCGCATCCGCGACGCCATCGCAACGCAGATCGCGCCGGCGAACCACTATTACATCCACGGCGAAGGCGAACGCTTGGCGCGCCCTATCGTCTACATGGCAACGCGCAATGTCTTCAGCGAAGCCGAATGGACCCAATGGTTCGCGGAGGTCGGTGGTCCTGGCCCGCTTGGGGAGACGTGGGGCGATTGGTACTTGTCTGACGCGGGGCTCTCACGCCAGCACAATCTCATGATGTTTCTTGGCGTCGTGCAGGCAAACGTAACGCTGAGTGAAAATCCGGCATTCGCGCTGATGCGCCCGGGTGTTGGCGCGGCGCTCGTGGCGTTGCCCTAA
- a CDS encoding peptide MFS transporter — MTTAFTPPAGKDILGHPRGLWYLVFAEAWERFSYYGMQALLVLYLTQYLLLPENVAHIAGFTEFKGAVAAAYGWLGQVFGIGDGGSELATPIATAAAITGVYSAGVYATPMIGGWIADRFLGRTMTVALGALFMVAGHFLMAFDVAFVGAIACLFIGVGLFKGNIASQVGELYGPDDLRRTTAYQTFLLGVQIAVIIAPIVTGFLGEKVAWHYGFGAAGVGMAVALVVYLSGRKYLPPEAPRGKAAQGAAPQPKLTGRDWMTMLVLIALLPILAATAIGNQEIFNAYLLWGEANYNLVFFGETMPVSWLVSLDAIISTITVGAALFFWTWWGKRWKEPDEIIKLAIGAVIAAGAPLILAFASANRAATGEPVSLIWGIGFHVVNDIGFAMIFPVGLALFSRAAPRQVGGLFIGIYYLHLFICNLATGKVAGMIETMDGFSFWAMHAAVIAAGAVALLVFAFLFHRLLAPTTETPAPA, encoded by the coding sequence ATGACCACTGCTTTCACGCCGCCAGCCGGCAAGGACATTCTCGGCCATCCGCGCGGGCTTTGGTATTTGGTGTTCGCGGAGGCGTGGGAGCGCTTCTCGTATTACGGCATGCAAGCGCTGCTCGTGCTGTACCTAACGCAGTACCTGCTACTGCCGGAAAATGTCGCGCACATTGCGGGCTTCACCGAATTCAAAGGCGCGGTCGCCGCTGCCTATGGCTGGCTTGGGCAGGTGTTCGGCATCGGCGATGGCGGCAGCGAACTCGCCACGCCAATTGCGACCGCGGCGGCGATCACCGGTGTCTATTCCGCTGGTGTTTATGCAACGCCGATGATCGGCGGCTGGATCGCGGACCGCTTCCTGGGCCGGACGATGACGGTGGCGCTCGGCGCCCTCTTCATGGTGGCTGGCCACTTCTTGATGGCGTTCGATGTCGCGTTCGTCGGCGCCATCGCGTGCCTGTTCATCGGCGTCGGTCTGTTCAAGGGCAACATCGCCAGCCAGGTTGGCGAGCTTTACGGCCCGGACGATCTGCGGCGTACGACGGCGTACCAGACTTTCCTGCTCGGCGTGCAGATCGCCGTGATCATTGCACCGATCGTGACTGGCTTCCTTGGTGAGAAAGTCGCGTGGCACTATGGCTTCGGTGCTGCTGGCGTCGGCATGGCGGTCGCTCTCGTTGTGTATCTGTCGGGCCGCAAATATTTGCCTCCGGAAGCGCCGCGCGGCAAAGCCGCTCAAGGCGCCGCACCACAGCCGAAACTCACCGGCCGCGATTGGATGACGATGCTGGTTCTGATCGCGCTCCTGCCGATCTTGGCCGCGACCGCGATCGGCAACCAGGAAATCTTCAACGCCTACCTCCTCTGGGGCGAGGCCAACTACAATCTCGTGTTCTTCGGTGAGACGATGCCGGTCTCGTGGCTCGTATCGCTCGACGCCATCATCTCAACCATCACAGTGGGCGCTGCGCTTTTCTTCTGGACGTGGTGGGGCAAGCGCTGGAAAGAGCCGGATGAGATCATCAAACTCGCCATCGGCGCCGTGATCGCCGCGGGTGCGCCACTGATCCTCGCATTCGCGAGCGCCAATCGGGCCGCAACCGGCGAACCCGTCTCGCTGATCTGGGGCATCGGCTTCCACGTCGTGAATGACATCGGCTTTGCGATGATCTTCCCGGTCGGGCTTGCGCTCTTCTCACGCGCGGCGCCGCGGCAAGTCGGGGGTCTCTTCATCGGCATCTATTATCTGCACCTCTTCATCTGCAACCTCGCCACGGGCAAGGTCGCGGGAATGATCGAAACGATGGATGGCTTCTCATTCTGGGCCATGCACGCTGCAGTGATCGCCGCCGGTGCAGTGGCGCTGCTGGTGTTCGCGTTCCTCTTCCACCGCCTGCTCGCGCCGACGACCGAGACGCCCGCACCGGCCTGA
- a CDS encoding alkaline phosphatase D family protein: MSEHATRRSLLKQAAALGAALAFGQSCAHTPVGPRTERRDLFPQGVASGDPAPESVVLWTRRAPDEGASAHRLVVEVANDEAFTRIVARGDVEVSAATDWTCRFLAAGLRPAREYWYRFVDEAGNNSRVGRTLTAPTTNDDRAVKFAFVSCQDPTNSALNAYRRMIYEDVRRPRAEQLSFVLHLGDFIYEMIRYPEDTPDGLDRGRRLRDGFRYPTGKKIRRFNYPTDLNDYRAAYKNFLADPDLQDARARWPFVPVWDNHEFSWQGYQSAEVAFSEVHPGQTLKVAASQAWYEYQPARVTKPGAGDPFEAPAVTNAPLTDRDARGVYQEPNNLIAIRALRIERAFRFGKNIDMILTDNRSFQSAPIDGSGLPSMEFGFTPETANDILEAGRVYPGGAPATIRIGEAEVPNPQINEPPQAYLGIEQMAWFKDRLRAAQAPWKIWGHSFGTLTWRSDPQNLPPEFATTWPSTEYGDYNRSYVVEHAEIFGMVRDEGITGLTTVVGDKHSFWAGYLSETLPPRAFEPVGLEFVTGSISQAGGAEVQAITFPRDNPLRPFYVHDRPDGTKQCALNTTILHGVRAALALRDTDDPAAARAASNPDNAPHLKFVDFGGYGYSTVRASPEELETEFVCIPPPLERSETEDGGPLRYRVIHRVSRWSPGERPELRQEIVEGDVELAI; this comes from the coding sequence ATGAGCGAGCACGCCACACGCCGGTCACTACTGAAACAAGCCGCCGCCCTTGGCGCGGCTTTGGCATTCGGTCAAAGCTGCGCGCACACGCCAGTAGGCCCACGCACCGAGCGGCGCGATCTCTTCCCGCAAGGCGTCGCTTCGGGTGATCCTGCGCCGGAAAGCGTCGTCCTCTGGACGCGCCGCGCGCCCGACGAAGGCGCGAGCGCGCACCGTCTCGTGGTCGAAGTGGCCAACGACGAAGCCTTCACGCGCATCGTTGCGCGCGGCGATGTGGAAGTCAGCGCTGCAACGGATTGGACCTGCCGCTTCCTCGCCGCAGGCCTGCGGCCCGCACGCGAATATTGGTATCGCTTCGTTGACGAAGCGGGAAACAATAGCCGCGTCGGCCGCACGCTCACCGCACCAACGACAAACGATGATCGCGCCGTGAAGTTCGCCTTCGTCAGCTGCCAGGATCCAACCAACAGCGCGCTCAATGCCTATCGGCGCATGATCTACGAAGATGTGCGCCGCCCGCGCGCCGAGCAGCTGAGCTTCGTGCTGCACCTCGGCGACTTCATCTACGAGATGATCCGCTATCCCGAGGACACGCCCGATGGCCTCGATCGCGGCCGGCGCCTTCGCGATGGCTTCCGCTACCCAACCGGCAAGAAGATACGGCGGTTCAACTACCCGACCGACCTCAACGATTATCGCGCCGCTTACAAAAACTTCCTCGCCGATCCCGACCTGCAAGACGCGCGCGCACGCTGGCCGTTTGTGCCCGTTTGGGACAATCACGAATTCTCCTGGCAAGGCTATCAGAGCGCGGAGGTCGCATTCAGCGAAGTGCACCCAGGGCAAACCTTGAAAGTCGCGGCCAGCCAAGCGTGGTACGAGTATCAGCCCGCGCGCGTCACCAAGCCGGGCGCCGGTGATCCGTTCGAGGCGCCCGCCGTCACCAACGCACCGCTCACCGATCGCGATGCACGCGGCGTCTATCAGGAACCCAACAATCTCATCGCCATTCGCGCATTGCGCATCGAACGAGCGTTTCGCTTCGGCAAGAACATTGACATGATCTTGACCGACAATCGCTCATTCCAGTCGGCACCGATCGATGGTTCTGGCCTACCCTCGATGGAGTTTGGTTTCACGCCGGAGACCGCCAACGACATTCTCGAAGCTGGGCGCGTGTATCCAGGCGGCGCACCGGCGACAATCCGCATCGGCGAAGCCGAAGTCCCCAACCCGCAAATCAATGAGCCGCCGCAAGCCTATCTCGGCATCGAACAGATGGCCTGGTTCAAGGATCGCCTGCGCGCAGCGCAAGCGCCTTGGAAAATCTGGGGGCATTCGTTTGGCACGCTCACTTGGCGCAGCGATCCGCAAAACCTGCCGCCCGAGTTCGCGACGACCTGGCCCAGCACCGAGTACGGCGACTACAATCGCTCTTATGTTGTCGAGCACGCCGAAATTTTCGGCATGGTACGTGATGAGGGCATCACCGGGCTTACGACTGTTGTCGGCGACAAGCACTCGTTTTGGGCCGGCTATTTGAGCGAAACTTTGCCGCCGCGCGCGTTTGAACCTGTTGGCCTCGAATTCGTCACCGGCTCGATCTCACAAGCAGGCGGCGCCGAGGTTCAGGCGATCACCTTCCCGCGCGATAATCCGCTGCGGCCGTTCTACGTTCACGATCGCCCAGACGGCACAAAACAATGCGCGCTCAACACAACGATTTTGCACGGCGTGCGCGCCGCACTCGCGTTGCGTGACACCGACGATCCGGCCGCGGCGCGCGCCGCAAGCAATCCGGACAACGCCCCGCACCTCAAGTTCGTCGACTTCGGCGGCTACGGTTACTCCACCGTGCGCGCCTCCCCCGAAGAACTCGAAACCGAATTCGTCTGCATTCCCCCGCCACTCGAGCGCAGCGAAACTGAGGACGGCGGCCCACTGCGCTACCGCGTCATCCACCGCGTCTCGCGCTGGTCACCAGGCGAACGCCCGGAGCTACGCCAAGAGATCGTCGAAGGCGACGTCGAACTCGCGATCTGA